The following are encoded together in the Adhaeribacter arboris genome:
- a CDS encoding alcohol dehydrogenase catalytic domain-containing protein, whose protein sequence is MIQRQVYRMPKAGSIKNLKLQTEKLGPPQPEEVCVRVKAIGLNFADIFAMQGLYSATPQGSFIPGLEFSGEIAAVGAAVKEWQVGNKVMGVTKFGGYASRINSHSRYVIPLPEAWSYEEGAGFLVQGLTAYYALLELGNLQPGMTVLIHSAAGGVGILTNRICKKYEAYTIGTVGQANKIDFLKEQEAYDTVILRDKHFAQKLKNTLADRPLLLIMECIGGKILQQGWDLLAPMGRMVVYGNASFSSHSSKPNYPKLYLKYLQRPKIDPLRLPTQNKSLMGFNLIYLYEQTDLMHLLLQKLQALQLAPQYIGQVYDFKEMHEAISLFQRGKTMGKVVVKMEA, encoded by the coding sequence ATGATTCAACGCCAGGTCTACCGCATGCCGAAAGCAGGTTCCATTAAAAACCTGAAATTACAAACCGAAAAGTTAGGACCACCTCAACCCGAAGAAGTATGCGTGCGGGTAAAAGCCATTGGGCTCAACTTTGCCGATATTTTTGCCATGCAGGGTTTGTACAGCGCGACGCCCCAAGGCTCGTTTATTCCAGGATTGGAATTTTCCGGAGAGATTGCAGCCGTTGGTGCAGCCGTAAAAGAATGGCAAGTGGGCAATAAAGTAATGGGCGTTACTAAGTTTGGCGGTTATGCCTCGCGTATTAATAGCCATTCTCGTTATGTAATTCCCTTACCGGAAGCCTGGAGTTACGAAGAAGGCGCCGGATTTCTGGTGCAAGGGCTCACCGCTTATTACGCGCTTCTGGAACTGGGTAATTTGCAACCCGGTATGACGGTGTTAATTCATAGTGCGGCCGGCGGAGTAGGTATTCTGACGAACCGGATTTGTAAAAAATACGAAGCGTATACCATTGGCACGGTAGGGCAGGCGAACAAAATTGATTTTCTAAAGGAACAAGAAGCTTACGATACCGTTATTTTGCGGGATAAACATTTTGCCCAAAAATTAAAAAATACTTTGGCTGACCGGCCTTTGCTGTTGATTATGGAATGCATTGGTGGTAAAATTCTACAGCAAGGTTGGGATTTATTGGCTCCTATGGGCCGCATGGTGGTGTACGGCAATGCCAGTTTTTCCAGCCATAGTTCCAAACCCAATTACCCGAAACTTTATTTAAAGTACCTACAACGGCCCAAAATCGATCCGCTACGGTTACCCACTCAGAATAAATCGCTCATGGGATTTAATCTCATCTACCTTTACGAGCAAACGGATTTGATGCACCTATTACTACAAAAGTTGCAGGCTCTCCAATTAGCTCCTCAGTACATTGGTCAGGTATATGATTTTAAAGAAATGCACGAGGCAATTTCCCTTTTCCAGCGAGGGAAAACTATGGGCAAAGTGGTAGTAAAGATGGAGGCGTAA